From a region of the Mycobacterium intracellulare ATCC 13950 genome:
- the ettA gene encoding energy-dependent translational throttle protein EttA, translating into MAEFIYTMKKVRKAHGDKVILDDVTLSFYPGAKIGVVGPNGAGKSSVLRIMAGLDKPNNGDAFLANDATVGILLQEPPLNEEKTVRGNVEEGLGEIKVKLDRFNEVAELMATDYSDELMEEMGRLQEELDHADAWDLDSQLEQAMDALRCPPPDEPVTNLSGGERRRVALCKLLLSKPDLLLLDEPTNHLDAESVQWLEQHLASYAGAILAVTHDRYFLDNVAEWILELDRGRAYPYEGNYSTYLEKKAERLAVQGRKDAKLQKRLTEELAWVRSGAKARQAKSKARLQRYEEMAAEAEKTRKLDFEEIQIPVGPRLGNVVVEVEHLDKGYGGRTLIKDLSFTLPRNGIVGVIGPNGVGKTTLFKTIVGLEEPDSGTVKVGETVKLSYVDQTRAGIDPKKNVWEVVSDGLDHIVVGQTEVPSRAYVSAFGFKGPDQQKPAGVLSGGERNRLNLALTLKQGGNLILLDEPTNDLDVETLSSLENALEQFPGCAVVISHDRWFLDRTCTHILAWEGDDDNEAKWFWFEGNFGAYEENKIERLGAEAARPHRVTHRKLTRD; encoded by the coding sequence ATGGCTGAGTTCATCTACACGATGAAGAAGGTCCGCAAGGCGCACGGCGACAAGGTGATCCTGGACGACGTCACGTTGAGCTTCTATCCAGGCGCCAAGATCGGCGTCGTTGGGCCCAACGGCGCCGGCAAGTCGAGCGTCTTGCGGATCATGGCGGGCCTGGACAAGCCGAACAACGGTGACGCCTTCCTGGCCAACGACGCGACCGTCGGCATCCTGCTGCAGGAGCCGCCGCTGAACGAGGAGAAGACCGTTCGCGGCAACGTCGAAGAGGGCCTGGGCGAGATCAAGGTCAAGCTCGACCGCTTCAACGAGGTCGCCGAGCTGATGGCCACCGACTACTCCGACGAGCTGATGGAGGAGATGGGCCGGCTGCAGGAGGAGCTCGACCATGCCGACGCGTGGGACCTCGACTCGCAGCTCGAGCAGGCCATGGACGCGCTGCGCTGCCCGCCGCCCGACGAGCCGGTGACCAACCTGTCCGGTGGTGAGCGCCGCCGCGTCGCGCTGTGCAAGCTGCTGCTGTCCAAGCCCGACCTGCTGCTCCTCGACGAGCCCACCAACCACCTCGACGCCGAGAGCGTGCAGTGGCTCGAACAGCACCTCGCCTCATATGCGGGCGCGATCCTGGCGGTCACCCACGACCGGTACTTCCTGGACAACGTCGCCGAATGGATCCTGGAACTCGACCGCGGCCGCGCCTACCCGTACGAGGGCAACTACTCCACGTACCTGGAGAAGAAGGCCGAACGGCTCGCGGTGCAGGGGCGCAAGGACGCCAAGCTGCAGAAGCGGTTGACCGAGGAGCTGGCGTGGGTGCGCTCCGGGGCCAAGGCGCGCCAGGCCAAGAGCAAGGCACGGCTGCAGCGCTACGAGGAGATGGCCGCCGAGGCCGAGAAGACGCGCAAGCTCGACTTCGAGGAGATCCAGATCCCGGTCGGTCCGCGGCTGGGCAACGTGGTGGTCGAGGTCGAGCACCTCGACAAGGGCTACGGCGGGCGCACCCTCATCAAGGACCTGTCGTTCACCCTGCCGCGCAACGGCATCGTCGGGGTCATCGGCCCCAACGGCGTCGGAAAGACCACGCTGTTCAAAACCATCGTCGGTCTCGAGGAGCCGGACAGCGGCACGGTCAAGGTCGGCGAGACGGTCAAGCTGAGCTACGTCGACCAGACCCGCGCGGGCATCGATCCGAAGAAGAACGTCTGGGAGGTCGTCTCCGACGGGCTGGACCACATCGTCGTCGGCCAGACCGAGGTGCCGTCGCGGGCCTACGTGTCGGCGTTCGGGTTCAAGGGCCCAGACCAGCAGAAGCCGGCCGGCGTTCTCTCGGGCGGCGAGCGCAACCGGCTCAACCTCGCGCTGACGCTCAAGCAGGGCGGAAACCTCATCCTGCTCGACGAGCCCACCAACGACCTCGACGTCGAAACCCTGAGCTCGCTGGAGAACGCCCTCGAGCAGTTCCCCGGCTGCGCGGTGGTGATTTCGCACGACCGGTGGTTCCTGGACCGCACCTGCACCCACATCCTGGCGTGGGAGGGTGACGACGACAACGAGGCCAAGTGGTTCTGGTTCGAGGGCAACTTCGGGGCATACGAGGAAAACAAGATCGAACGGCTGGGCGCCGAGGCGGCGCGGCCGCACAGAGTGACCCACCGCAAGCTGACGCGCGACTAG
- a CDS encoding NAD-glutamate dehydrogenase, which translates to MTIDPGAKQDLEPWTTFTQQQDIPQWISKAYVESYRGPHSDQSGGAETRPIDLTVPAAIVTPAMLSAHYRLGQHRPDGESRVAVYPAEDPAGFGPALQVVTDHGGMLMDSVTVLLHRLGVPYTAIMTPVFDVHRNPAGDLLSVEAKPEGASQYAGEAWIHVQLLPSVDSKGLTEVERLLPRVLADVQQVASDASGLIAALNDLAAQVEANAQDRFSAPDRDDVAALLRWLGNGNFLLLGYQRCHVHDGRVSGDGTPGLGVLRTRTGSRPRLTDDDRLLVLAQSVVGSYLRYGAYPYAIAVREYADGGVLEHRFVGLFTVAAMNADVLEIPTISRRVREALAMADSDPIHPGQLLLDVIQTVPRSELFTLSAERLLAMAKAVVDLGPQRNALLFLRADSLQYFVSCLVYLPRDRYTTAVRLQIEDILVHEFGGTRLEFTARVSESPWALMHFMVRLPSDDPGATPVDVSEDNRIRIQGMLSEAARTWTDRLIAAAAEGSVGHADAEYYADAFPEVYKQAVTPADAIDHIAIIKELHDNSVKLVFLEGEDGSAQLTWFLGGRTASLSQLLPMLQSMGVVVLEERPFTVTRSDGLPVWIYQFKISPHPTIESASTQAERDEMAERFADAVTAIWQGRLEIDRFNELVMRAGLRWQQVVLLRAYAKYLRQASFPYSQSYIESVLNEHPSTARSLVALFEALFDPNPSSSTGRDAQAAAAAVAADIDALVGLDTDRILRAFASLVQATLRTNYFVTRKGSARARNVLAIKLDAQLVDELPLPRPKYEIFVYSPRVEGVHLRFGPVARGGLRWSDRRDDFRTEILGLVKAQAVKNAVIVPVGAKGGFVVKRPPLPTGDAAADRDATRAEGVACYQLFISGLLDVTDNVDHATGKVNPLTEVIRRDGDDAYLVVAADKGTATFSDIANDVAKSYGFWLGDAFASGGSVGYDHKAMGITAKGAWEAVKRHFREMDVDTQTEDFTVVGIGDMSGDVFGNGMLLSKHIRLLAAFDHRHIFLDPDPDAAASWEERRRMFELPRSSWDDYDTSLISEGGGVYSREHKSIPVSPQVRDVLGIGGDVTEMTPPNLIKAILQAPVDLLFNGGIGTYIKAESESDSDVGDRANDPVRVNGSQVRAKVVGEGGNLGVTALGRVEFDLAGGRINTDAMDNSAGVDCSDHEVNIKILIDSLVTAGKVKPEERKPLLESMTDEVAQLVLTDNEDQNDLIGTSRANAASLLPVHARLIQYLVDERGINRELEALPSEKEIQRRSEAGIGLTSPEMCTLMAHVKLGLKEEMLETELTEQDVFASRLPLYFPKPLRERFTGEIRTHQLRREIVTTMLINDLVDAAGISYAFRITEDVGVGSVDAVRTYVATDAIFGVSEIWRRIRAENLPVALSDRLTLDTRRLIDRAGRWLLNYRPQPLAVGAEINRFAAKVKALTPRMSEWLRGDDKAIVEKEAAEFASQGAPKDLAYTVAAGLYHFSLLDIIDIGDINDIDAAEVADTYFALMDRLGTDGLLTAVSELPRRDRWHSLARLAIRDDIYASLRSLCFDVLAVGEPDESGEEKIAEWEHLSASRVERARRTLLEIQENGDKDLATLSVAARQIRRMTRTSGRGSSS; encoded by the coding sequence ATGACGATCGATCCCGGAGCCAAACAGGACCTCGAGCCATGGACGACGTTCACCCAGCAGCAGGACATTCCCCAGTGGATCTCCAAAGCCTATGTGGAGAGCTATCGCGGTCCGCATAGCGACCAGTCCGGCGGCGCGGAGACCAGGCCCATCGACCTGACGGTCCCGGCGGCGATCGTCACCCCGGCCATGCTGAGCGCGCACTACCGGCTCGGCCAGCACCGCCCCGACGGCGAAAGCCGCGTCGCCGTCTACCCCGCGGAGGACCCCGCCGGGTTCGGGCCGGCGCTGCAGGTCGTCACCGACCACGGCGGCATGCTGATGGATTCGGTCACCGTGCTGCTGCATCGGCTCGGCGTTCCCTATACGGCGATCATGACGCCGGTGTTCGACGTGCACCGCAATCCCGCCGGCGATCTGCTCAGCGTCGAAGCGAAGCCCGAGGGGGCATCGCAATACGCCGGCGAGGCGTGGATCCACGTGCAGCTCCTGCCTTCCGTCGACAGCAAGGGGCTCACCGAGGTCGAGCGGCTGCTGCCCCGGGTTCTCGCCGACGTGCAACAGGTCGCCAGCGACGCGTCGGGCCTGATCGCCGCGCTGAATGACCTCGCCGCCCAGGTCGAAGCCAACGCGCAGGACCGCTTCTCGGCGCCGGACCGCGACGACGTCGCGGCCCTGCTGCGCTGGCTGGGCAACGGGAATTTCCTGCTGCTCGGCTATCAACGCTGCCACGTGCACGACGGCCGCGTCTCGGGTGACGGGACGCCCGGGCTCGGCGTGCTGCGCACCCGCACCGGCTCGCGCCCCCGGCTGACCGACGACGACCGGCTGCTGGTCCTGGCGCAATCCGTGGTGGGCAGCTACCTGCGCTACGGCGCCTACCCGTACGCCATCGCCGTTCGCGAATACGCCGACGGCGGCGTGCTCGAGCACCGCTTCGTCGGGCTGTTCACGGTTGCCGCCATGAACGCCGACGTCCTGGAGATCCCCACGATCTCGCGCCGGGTCCGCGAGGCGCTGGCGATGGCCGACAGCGACCCGATCCACCCCGGCCAGCTTTTGCTCGACGTCATCCAAACCGTTCCGCGCTCGGAACTGTTCACGCTCAGCGCCGAACGGTTGTTGGCGATGGCCAAAGCGGTGGTGGATCTGGGTCCGCAGCGAAATGCGTTGTTGTTCCTGCGCGCCGACAGCCTCCAGTACTTCGTTTCCTGCCTGGTGTATCTGCCCCGCGACCGCTACACCACGGCGGTGCGGCTGCAGATCGAAGACATCCTGGTACACGAATTCGGCGGCACCCGCCTGGAATTCACCGCGCGGGTCAGCGAATCACCGTGGGCGCTCATGCATTTCATGGTGCGCCTGCCTTCCGATGACCCCGGCGCCACGCCGGTCGACGTCTCCGAGGACAACCGGATCCGCATCCAGGGCATGCTGAGCGAAGCGGCGCGCACCTGGACCGACCGGCTGATCGCCGCCGCCGCCGAAGGCTCCGTCGGGCACGCCGACGCGGAGTACTACGCGGACGCCTTTCCCGAGGTCTACAAGCAGGCCGTCACACCGGCCGATGCCATCGATCACATCGCGATCATCAAAGAGCTGCACGACAATTCGGTCAAGCTGGTGTTCCTCGAAGGCGAGGACGGATCCGCCCAGCTGACCTGGTTCCTGGGCGGGCGCACCGCCTCGCTGAGCCAGCTGCTGCCGATGCTACAGAGCATGGGCGTGGTGGTGCTCGAGGAGCGGCCGTTCACGGTCACCCGCTCCGACGGGCTGCCGGTGTGGATCTATCAGTTCAAGATATCCCCGCACCCGACCATCGAGTCGGCGTCGACGCAAGCCGAGCGCGACGAGATGGCCGAGCGATTCGCCGACGCCGTCACCGCGATCTGGCAGGGACGCCTCGAGATCGACCGCTTCAACGAGCTGGTGATGCGCGCGGGGCTGCGCTGGCAACAGGTCGTGCTCTTGCGCGCCTACGCAAAGTACTTGCGGCAGGCTAGCTTTCCCTACAGCCAGTCCTACATCGAATCGGTGCTCAACGAGCACCCGTCGACCGCGCGGTCCCTGGTCGCGCTGTTCGAGGCGCTGTTCGACCCGAACCCGAGTTCCTCGACCGGCCGTGACGCGCAGGCGGCCGCCGCCGCGGTCGCCGCCGACATCGACGCCCTGGTGGGTCTGGACACCGACCGCATCCTGCGCGCCTTCGCGTCGCTGGTGCAGGCGACGCTGCGCACCAATTACTTTGTGACACGCAAGGGTTCGGCCCGGGCCCGCAACGTGCTGGCGATCAAACTGGACGCTCAGCTGGTCGACGAGCTGCCGTTGCCGCGCCCCAAGTACGAGATCTTCGTCTATTCGCCGCGGGTCGAAGGCGTGCACCTGCGGTTCGGCCCGGTGGCCCGCGGCGGCCTGCGCTGGTCGGACCGTCGCGATGACTTCCGCACCGAAATCCTGGGTCTGGTCAAAGCGCAAGCGGTCAAGAACGCGGTCATCGTGCCCGTCGGGGCCAAGGGCGGATTCGTCGTCAAGCGGCCACCGTTGCCCACCGGCGACGCCGCGGCCGACCGGGACGCCACCCGCGCCGAGGGCGTCGCCTGCTATCAGCTGTTCATCTCCGGCCTGCTCGACGTCACCGACAACGTCGACCACGCGACCGGAAAGGTCAACCCGTTAACGGAAGTCATCCGTCGCGACGGTGACGACGCCTACCTGGTGGTGGCGGCGGACAAAGGCACCGCCACGTTCTCCGACATCGCCAACGACGTCGCCAAGTCCTACGGCTTCTGGCTGGGCGACGCGTTCGCGTCCGGCGGCTCGGTCGGCTACGACCACAAGGCCATGGGCATCACCGCCAAGGGCGCGTGGGAGGCCGTCAAGCGACACTTCCGGGAGATGGACGTCGACACCCAGACCGAGGACTTCACCGTGGTCGGCATCGGCGACATGAGCGGTGACGTCTTCGGCAACGGCATGCTGCTGAGCAAGCACATCCGCCTACTCGCCGCCTTCGACCACCGGCACATCTTCCTCGACCCCGACCCCGACGCCGCGGCCTCGTGGGAGGAACGCCGGCGGATGTTCGAGCTGCCGCGCTCCAGCTGGGACGACTACGACACGTCGCTGATCAGCGAGGGCGGCGGGGTGTACAGCCGGGAGCACAAGTCCATTCCGGTCAGCCCCCAGGTCCGCGACGTGTTGGGCATCGGCGGTGACGTCACCGAGATGACCCCGCCCAACCTGATCAAGGCCATCCTGCAGGCGCCGGTGGACCTGTTGTTCAACGGGGGGATCGGCACCTACATCAAGGCCGAGTCCGAATCCGACTCCGACGTCGGTGACCGCGCCAACGATCCGGTGCGGGTCAACGGTTCTCAGGTTCGCGCCAAGGTGGTCGGCGAGGGCGGCAACCTCGGGGTGACCGCCTTGGGCCGCGTCGAGTTCGACCTGGCCGGCGGCCGGATCAACACCGACGCGATGGACAACTCGGCCGGCGTGGACTGCTCCGACCACGAGGTCAACATCAAGATTCTGATCGACTCCCTGGTCACCGCCGGCAAGGTCAAGCCGGAGGAACGCAAGCCGCTGCTGGAGTCGATGACCGACGAGGTCGCCCAACTGGTGCTCACCGACAACGAGGACCAGAACGACCTGATCGGCACCAGCCGCGCGAACGCGGCCAGCCTGCTTCCGGTGCACGCCAGGCTGATCCAGTACCTGGTCGACGAGCGCGGCATCAACCGGGAACTCGAAGCGCTGCCGTCGGAAAAGGAGATTCAGCGGCGGTCCGAGGCCGGCATCGGGCTCACCTCACCGGAGATGTGCACCCTGATGGCGCACGTGAAGCTGGGGCTCAAAGAGGAGATGCTCGAAACCGAACTGACCGAACAGGACGTGTTCGCGTCCCGGTTGCCCCTGTACTTTCCGAAACCGTTGCGGGAACGGTTCACCGGCGAGATCCGCACCCACCAGCTGCGCCGCGAGATCGTCACCACCATGCTGATCAACGACCTCGTGGACGCCGCCGGCATCAGCTACGCCTTCCGGATCACCGAAGACGTCGGGGTCGGGTCGGTCGACGCGGTGCGCACCTACGTCGCCACCGACGCCATCTTCGGCGTGAGCGAGATCTGGCGCCGCATCCGCGCGGAGAATCTGCCGGTCGCCCTGTCGGATCGGCTCACCCTGGACACCCGACGCCTGATCGACCGCGCCGGACGCTGGCTGCTCAACTACCGCCCACAGCCATTGGCGGTCGGCGCCGAGATCAACCGGTTCGCCGCCAAAGTGAAGGCGCTGACGCCGCGGATGTCGGAATGGCTGCGCGGTGACGACAAGGCGATCGTGGAAAAGGAAGCCGCGGAATTCGCCTCCCAGGGCGCGCCCAAAGACCTGGCCTACACGGTGGCCGCCGGGCTCTACCACTTCAGCCTGCTCGACATCATCGACATCGGCGACATCAACGACATCGACGCCGCCGAGGTGGCCGACACCTATTTCGCCCTGATGGACCGGCTCGGCACCGACGGCCTGCTGACGGCGGTCTCCGAGCTGCCCCGCAGGGACCGCTGGCACTCGTTGGCGCGCTTGGCAATCCGTGACGACATCTACGCCTCGCTGCGGTCGCTGTGCTTCGATGTGCTCGCCGTGGGGGAGCCCGACGAAAGCGGTGAAGAGAAGATCGCCGAGTGGGAGCACCTGTCCGCGTCCAGGGTCGAGCGGGCCCGACGGACGCTCCTTGAGATCCAGGAAAACGGGGACAAGGATCTCGCGACGCTGTCCGTCGCCGCGCGACAAATCCGTCGCATGACCCGCACGAGCGGAAGAGGTTCATCGAGTTGA
- a CDS encoding acyl-CoA thioesterase → MSIGFVAPVLVRWSDIDMYQHINHATMVTILEEARVQFLREAFEVDILTIGLLIAEVKVTYKGQLRLADSPLQVTMWTKRLRAVDFTLGYEVRSVNADPDSKPAVIAESQLAAVHIEEERLVRLSPQHREYLQRWIR, encoded by the coding sequence TTGAGCATCGGCTTCGTCGCGCCCGTGCTGGTGCGCTGGTCGGACATCGACATGTACCAGCACATCAACCACGCCACCATGGTCACCATCCTCGAAGAGGCGCGGGTGCAGTTCCTGCGCGAGGCGTTCGAGGTCGACATCTTGACGATCGGGTTGCTCATCGCCGAGGTCAAGGTCACCTACAAGGGTCAGCTTCGGCTGGCCGATTCTCCGCTGCAGGTGACGATGTGGACCAAGCGGTTGCGGGCGGTCGACTTCACGCTGGGCTACGAAGTGCGTTCGGTCAACGCGGATCCGGACTCGAAGCCCGCCGTCATCGCCGAGTCGCAACTGGCCGCCGTCCACATCGAGGAGGAGCGGCTGGTGCGGCTCTCGCCGCAGCATCGGGAGTATCTGCAGCGGTGGATCAGGTAG
- a CDS encoding pyridine nucleotide-disulfide oxidoreductase gives MIGAGPAGVAAVGRLLDHGVAAERIAWIDPAFAGGDIGQKWRSVSSNTHVGLFLEYFNGSKSFRFDEAPPLPLREIDPQETCALGLVAEPLVWITGQLREQVATFTTTATALYLENRRWRIETERDDIVASNVILAVGAVAKKLHYPELDAIPVEVALDPEKLAREPLRGATVGVFGSSHSSMIVLPNLLRHPVERVINFYRSPLKYAVYFEDWILFDDTGLKGQAAVWARENIDGVLPDRLERCLVSAPEFSGQLARCDRVVYTVGFERRRLPETPQFGQLDYNRTNGILAPGLFGVGIAFPQYAQDRYGYGQFRVGLKKFMDYLDAVLPLWLSYGP, from the coding sequence GTGATCGGGGCCGGGCCGGCGGGCGTCGCCGCGGTGGGGAGGCTGCTGGATCACGGCGTCGCGGCCGAAAGGATCGCGTGGATCGATCCCGCCTTCGCCGGCGGCGACATCGGGCAAAAGTGGCGGTCGGTGTCGAGCAACACGCACGTGGGTCTGTTCCTCGAATACTTCAACGGCTCCAAGTCATTTCGGTTCGACGAAGCGCCGCCCCTGCCGCTGCGCGAGATCGACCCCCAGGAGACGTGCGCGCTGGGCCTGGTCGCCGAGCCGCTGGTGTGGATCACGGGGCAGCTTCGTGAGCAGGTCGCCACCTTCACGACGACCGCGACCGCGCTGTACCTGGAAAACCGGCGATGGCGCATCGAGACCGAACGGGACGACATCGTGGCCAGCAACGTGATCCTGGCCGTCGGGGCGGTCGCCAAGAAGCTTCATTACCCGGAGCTCGACGCGATTCCGGTGGAGGTCGCCCTCGATCCCGAGAAGCTCGCGCGTGAGCCGCTGCGGGGTGCGACGGTCGGCGTGTTCGGCTCGTCGCACTCGTCCATGATCGTGCTGCCGAATCTGCTGCGCCATCCCGTCGAGCGGGTGATCAACTTTTACCGAAGCCCACTGAAATATGCTGTGTACTTTGAGGATTGGATCCTGTTCGATGACACCGGGCTGAAGGGCCAGGCGGCGGTGTGGGCGCGGGAAAACATCGACGGGGTGCTGCCGGACCGATTGGAGCGATGCCTGGTATCGGCGCCGGAGTTCTCCGGGCAGCTGGCCCGGTGTGACCGGGTGGTCTACACCGTCGGCTTCGAACGCCGGCGATTGCCCGAGACACCGCAGTTTGGGCAACTGGACTACAACCGCACCAACGGAATCCTTGCTCCCGGCCTGTTCGGGGTGGGGATCGCGTTTCCGCAGTACGCGCAGGACCGCTACGGGTACGGGCAATTCCGGGTGGGGCTCAAGAAATTCATGGACTACCTGGATGCCGTGCTGCCGCTGTGGCTGAGTTACGGCCCCTGA
- a CDS encoding glycoside hydrolase family 13 protein → MSPAAWWSSAVFYQVYPRSFADSDGDGVGDLDGVTARLDHLEQLGVDAIWLNPVTVSPMADHGYDVADPRDIDPLFGGMAAIERLIAAAHRRGMKITMDVVPNHTSSAHPWFAAALAAGPGTDARERYFFRDGRGADGELPPNNWTSVFGGPAWTRVVEPDGQPGQWYLHLFDTEQPDLNWEHPDVFDDFEKTLRFWLERGVDGFRIDVAHGMAKPAGLPDAPDVESKVLHHTDDDPRFNNPSVHDIHRDIRRVIDDYPGAVTVGEVWVTDNARWAEYLRPDELHLGFNFRLARIEFDGAEIRDAIQNSLAATALQDAVPTWTLSNHDVGREVTRYGGGDLGLRRARAMAMVMLALPGAVFIYNGEELGLPDVELPDEVLQDPTWERSGHTERGRDKCRVPIPWSGDEPPFGFSSCAETWLPMPKEWAALTVNKQSADPDSTLSFFRRALELRRRRVEFDGDDVEWLDASGDAVIFRRPGGLVCALNCGAQPVPVPPGELVLASAPLLDAKLPPDSAAWLA, encoded by the coding sequence ATGAGCCCGGCAGCGTGGTGGTCGAGCGCGGTGTTCTATCAGGTGTATCCGCGGTCGTTCGCCGACAGCGACGGCGACGGCGTCGGCGACCTGGACGGAGTGACGGCCCGCCTGGATCACCTCGAGCAGCTCGGCGTGGACGCGATCTGGCTCAACCCGGTCACGGTCTCCCCGATGGCCGACCACGGGTATGACGTCGCCGATCCGCGCGACATCGACCCGTTGTTCGGCGGGATGGCCGCCATCGAACGGCTGATCGCCGCGGCGCACCGGCGGGGCATGAAGATCACCATGGACGTGGTGCCCAACCACACCAGTTCGGCCCATCCGTGGTTCGCCGCGGCGCTGGCCGCCGGGCCGGGCACCGACGCGCGGGAGCGGTATTTCTTCCGCGACGGCCGCGGCGCCGACGGGGAGCTGCCGCCCAACAACTGGACCTCCGTCTTCGGCGGCCCCGCCTGGACCCGGGTGGTCGAACCCGACGGTCAACCCGGCCAGTGGTACCTGCACCTGTTCGACACCGAGCAGCCGGACCTGAATTGGGAGCACCCGGACGTCTTCGACGATTTCGAGAAGACGCTGCGCTTCTGGCTGGAACGCGGCGTGGACGGCTTCCGCATCGACGTGGCGCACGGCATGGCCAAGCCGGCCGGCCTGCCGGATGCGCCCGACGTCGAGTCCAAGGTGTTGCACCACACCGACGACGACCCGCGGTTCAACAACCCGAGCGTGCACGACATCCACCGCGACATCCGCAGGGTGATCGACGACTACCCGGGGGCGGTGACCGTCGGCGAGGTGTGGGTGACCGACAACGCCCGCTGGGCGGAGTACCTGCGGCCCGATGAGCTGCACCTCGGGTTCAACTTCCGGCTGGCGAGGATCGAGTTCGACGGCGCCGAGATCCGTGACGCGATCCAGAACTCGCTGGCCGCCACCGCCCTGCAGGACGCCGTCCCGACCTGGACGCTGTCCAACCACGACGTCGGCCGGGAGGTCACCCGCTACGGCGGCGGCGACCTCGGCCTGCGCCGGGCCCGCGCGATGGCGATGGTGATGCTCGCCCTGCCGGGCGCGGTGTTCATCTACAACGGCGAGGAACTGGGGCTGCCCGACGTCGAGCTGCCCGACGAGGTGCTGCAGGACCCGACGTGGGAACGCTCGGGACACACCGAGCGCGGCCGCGACAAATGCCGGGTGCCCATCCCCTGGTCGGGCGACGAGCCCCCGTTCGGGTTCTCGTCCTGCGCCGAGACCTGGTTGCCGATGCCGAAGGAGTGGGCGGCGCTGACCGTTAACAAGCAGAGCGCCGATCCCGACTCGACGCTGTCGTTTTTCCGGCGCGCGCTCGAATTGCGCAGGCGTCGCGTCGAGTTCGACGGCGACGATGTCGAATGGCTGGACGCCTCCGGCGACGCGGTGATCTTCCGGCGTCCCGGCGGCCTGGTGTGCGCGCTCAACTGCGGCGCACAGCCGGTGCCCGTGCCGCCGGGGGAACTCGTCCTGGCCAGCGCGCCGCTGCTCGACGCGAAACTCCCCCCGGACTCCGCGGCCTGGCTGGCGTAG
- a CDS encoding globin, with protein sequence MDEVGQSFYDAVGGAETFHAIVSRFYAQVPEDEILSELYPLDDLEGAEERLRMFLEQYWGGPRTYSDRRGHPRLRMRHVPFRITPLARDAWLRCMHTAVASIDSATLDDEHRRELLSYLEMAADSLVNSSF encoded by the coding sequence ATGGATGAGGTAGGACAGTCCTTCTACGACGCCGTCGGCGGTGCCGAGACCTTCCACGCGATCGTGTCGCGGTTTTACGCTCAGGTGCCCGAGGACGAGATTTTGAGCGAGCTGTATCCCCTGGATGACCTCGAGGGCGCCGAGGAGCGCTTGCGGATGTTCCTCGAGCAGTATTGGGGCGGCCCGCGCACCTACTCGGACCGGCGCGGACACCCCCGGCTGCGGATGCGGCACGTCCCGTTCCGGATCACTCCCCTGGCGCGCGACGCGTGGCTGCGCTGCATGCACACGGCCGTGGCCTCCATCGATTCGGCGACACTCGACGACGAGCACCGCCGCGAGTTGCTCAGCTATCTGGAGATGGCCGCCGACTCGCTGGTGAACTCGTCGTTCTGA
- a CDS encoding HNH endonuclease, whose translation MAQGKRRRSHRSSQVAAAGSTGPTTVSSLHSVEIHPPARPESASIWSRRRVLLLNSTYEPLTALPMRRAIVMVICGKADVVHHDPAGPVIHSATRSIVVPSVIQLRSYVRVPYRARVPMTRAALMHRDRFCCAYCGAKADTVDHVVPRSRGGDHSWENCVACCSTCNHRKGDKLLSELGWALRRPPMPPTGQHWRLLSTVKELDPAWARYLGEGAA comes from the coding sequence ATGGCGCAGGGCAAGAGACGCCGCAGCCACCGCAGTAGTCAGGTGGCCGCGGCAGGGTCAACCGGGCCCACAACCGTGTCATCGCTGCACAGTGTCGAGATCCATCCGCCGGCCCGCCCGGAGAGCGCTTCCATCTGGAGTCGCCGGCGGGTGTTGCTGCTGAATTCCACCTACGAGCCGCTGACCGCGCTGCCGATGCGGCGCGCGATCGTCATGGTGATCTGCGGCAAGGCCGACGTGGTGCATCACGACCCGGCCGGGCCCGTCATCCACTCGGCGACCCGCTCGATCGTCGTGCCCTCGGTGATCCAGCTGCGCTCGTATGTCCGCGTTCCCTACCGGGCGCGCGTTCCGATGACCCGCGCCGCGCTGATGCACCGCGACCGGTTCTGCTGCGCCTACTGCGGGGCGAAGGCGGACACCGTCGACCACGTGGTGCCCCGCAGCCGCGGCGGCGACCATTCCTGGGAGAACTGCGTCGCCTGCTGCTCGACCTGCAACCATCGCAAGGGCGACAAGCTGCTCAGCGAGCTCGGCTGGGCGCTGCGGCGGCCGCCGATGCCGCCGACCGGCCAGCACTGGCGGCTGTTGTCGACGGTCAAGGAGCTGGACCCGGCCTGGGCCCGATACCTCGGCGAAGGCGCGGCCTGA
- the ctaJ gene encoding aa3-type cytochrome oxidase subunit CtaJ: MHLHLIIVGIPVLLVVALSVLIWSRKGPHPASYKLGEKWTHPPILWAAIGEEVGHSHGGHGTSEFSVGGGASGTW, from the coding sequence ATGCATCTCCACCTGATCATCGTCGGTATACCCGTGTTGCTGGTGGTCGCGCTGTCGGTGCTGATCTGGTCCCGCAAGGGGCCGCACCCGGCGTCCTACAAGCTGGGCGAGAAGTGGACGCATCCGCCGATCCTGTGGGCCGCCATCGGCGAAGAGGTCGGCCACAGCCATGGGGGGCACGGCACGTCGGAATTCTCAGTCGGAGGTGGCGCCAGTGGCACGTGGTGA